Genomic DNA from Misgurnus anguillicaudatus chromosome 18, ASM2758022v2, whole genome shotgun sequence:
cATCATCCACTCACCCTCACGTTGCCACAAACCTGCACAAATGTATCTGTTCCGATGGACACAAAGGTAGATACCTAGAGGAATGTTTAATGAGCCCCATTCaattccatagtattcttttcctactatggaagtgaatggggctcatgatcggtttggttacaaacattcctgaAAATACCTTTATTCgcgttcatcagaacaaagaaatgtatgcagGTTCGTAACAACACGAGAGAGAGAAAACGATGACAGAATAAAATCTCTGGGTGACTATCCCCTCAAGCTAGAAGTAGTCCTGATGTTGTGCATACACAAGGGTCCACGTACAGTGGTTGTGCATGCGTGTACAGGAAAATGTAGTATGTgtcccaggagatgcattgcattttgtcgcagtGCACATACATtgaacgtctgtgtacacgtacgtgtcaaataaactatgctttgcaaggctgtgcaatAAAACGTGCGCATACGTTTGCGTACACGTACTCCGAGCTGTATACACTTTATGCGCACCACCAGATTTTTGTATCGTTTATTCCAAACAGGTCAAAATCATGGCATCAATCAACTAACTACACAAACAAGTGAAAGCGACATATCAGCTACTGGAACAAGTAGCAGAATGTTAGATGCAGGAGGTGTTTATGAAAGTACACAAATGATTCATATCATTCAGTAGCATTTTGTCAAGTATGCATCACACAAGCACACGACTCACATGTGACAAACAGGACTGACTGAAACTACACAATCAAGACAAGCAAAAGTGTTTGTGAGTCTATGAATGCTGTGTCTCCATGGTGACGCCTTTCATCACTCAATCAAACACATACACATCTAGACACATTACTGCAGTGCAGGGGATGTGATTCAGGTGGGGGATACCTGTCGGCGGCAGGCAGTCCTTCCAGTCAAAGTAGCCGGCGTAGATGCCGGGCTCCAGGGAGCCGACGATAGGATCCGATTTTTTCTCTATGTACGTCTCGAACAGATGGTCATCTAGCTGTCTCACAGCCTCTATGCTCACCTGAAGAAAATGAGAGTTTTGCTCTCTCTATTAATACAAGATTCTTGTAACACAGGACTGCATGTGAGTGTTAACATCAAGccttcaaacacacacacacacacacacacacacacacacacacacacacacacacacacacacacacacacacacacacacacacacacacacacacacacacacacacacacacacaatcacagaCTTCTTGCAAAATGAGTAGAGTCCACTCATGTGTGTCCATCATTCTGATAAAGTTTAACTATAGGAAAGTACTCAGAAACCAAAATGGAAAGCACCATCTCAAAAGGGGAGATGTTTTTGGGATGGGCGCATCTTAGATATAGACCACAGATAGACATCTGTCCAGTTTTCTCTTTGAATGTTACTAAAAACTATACATAGAAATAATATACTAGCATTGTATTGCTAAGTGTGTGCAGTAGCTAGTCTGTTAAGATGTTTGTTAAAGACTTGAATGACATGAGCCATCCATATAGTCTATATGAATTTCTGATCTATAGATTATAGTCTCAATTTCCTCCTTCAATAAaagtatatatgttttttttgcattattcaCCAGGTCAGGAAACTACTTATATGGTAATAATTATTGGCACCTTTGGTAAATATCGACAAAGAAGCCCGCGGAAATAAATCTGCATTGCTAATCCGCTTGAAAACACAAAAATCTTACTTTTCAACCAGGTAAAACAAttgaaagtgtgtgtgtgtgtgtgtgtgtgtgtgtgtgtgtgtgggggggggtcACATTATGAAACAAATGTTTTTCTCCAATAAACATTGGCCACAATTATTGACACCTCTAGAAATTCTTATcagcaaaatatttttgaaCTATATTCCCATtcatatttatctttttttgtttCACATGAGTATACATAAGTAACACAAAGGCCAACATTTTTTAATCACCTGTCACAAAGGGGAAAACCAAAGAATAAAGTTCTGATGTGCAGAAGGCATAGGACGGTTACCGGTTTTAAGGTATATCGAGGTTTTAAACAGTTCAAAACCACTAAATTGTTCTGTAATATTGTTACCAAGGTATGAGCTGGGTTTATACaaaatttattaaatcattaagtcatgtaattaatttgatgtttacatttaatatacattatatatatatatatatacatatacatatacatatatatatatatatatatatatatatatatatatatatatatatatatatatatatatatttaaaagcatgTTATAACTTAAAAGGCTTGATTTTTTTACCtggcatttaaaaataacacattttaggtTGGAACGCAAGGCCGTAAAAACGTTGTATTTTTGcttaaggttatcataccgccagaatcttataccggccACGCCTAATGTGCAGCAAAAGATTGTTGCTCACAAATTAAAAAGCATGTTTCATACAGCCACTTAAGCACAGAAAACTCCCATATCGctaattaaataattaacaaGTTCTCAAATAATCTGAAAATGTTACAAATCTGCCAGGAAGATGATGTGTGTCTATAATGTCTAAATGCATTGTGAGGAGAATAGTTTGAGTGTCAAAAAAACTCTCCAAGGACCACAGCTGGAGAAATGCAGACATTATTTTAGACTTGAGGTCAGAAAGtctttaaagttaaatcaaaCGACACCTACATCACCACAAACTGTTGTggagattttcaagaaaaaatcctCTGCTTTcactaaaaaacaaactttttcaCATATTAAGTTGTAAGACACTACTGAAACTTCTAACTGAGTCAGGTTTTATGGTCGGATGAAACTAAAAAAGAGCTTTTTTGGCAGCAACCTCACAAGATGGGTTTGGTGCAAACAAGGATAAAAATATACCCCATTGTCCACAATTAAAAATACTAATGGATCTTTAATGTTGTGGGCATATTTTTCTGCCAGTGATCCTAGACATTGCTAAAACATCTTATAATGGGTCTTTTTGGATCAACAGAAAAATAGATCATGGAGCACAAACTGAAGGCTCTGACATGGTTATCTCAGTCACCCTCACCTGAACCCTATAAAAGATTAGTGGGGTGAACTGAAGAGGAGAGAGGATCTGGGAATTTGAAGGATCTGAAGAGATTTGGTACGGAGGAATGATCTCTGATCTCTTATTAGGTGTTTTCCAAACTCATTGGACATGATATGAggcaaaatgctttaaaaaaatgtattgcatGAAAGGGTGTCATTATGGCGACAGTATACTGGAAATTTCTTTCataatgagttttttttatttttaattcaatGAAAGGTTTTGTGgaagttttgtgttttttactaaAAGATCAAAAGGATTAACAATGCAAATTAATTTTTACATACTACTTTGTTCATATTTACCAGGGGTGGCAATAAATTGGACCATTTGACTGTATTTTATAACAATTTGGACCAAAAGTAATAGCACACCAATAAAACAGCCACATTAGGTGTCATTCATATCACAAATGCATCAGGgttatatacagtattatgtAAGAGCCTTAGGTAGGCCAACACTGGTTTTGTTgctttagcaaagttttaatgaccttacatattttttacttttatgttAAAGGAGGAGTCTATtctcctaaaaaaaaaatccagataatttactcaccaccatgtcatccaaaatgttgatgtctttctttgttcagtcgagaagaaattatcttttttttttaaggaaaacattccaggatttctcCAACttcaatggactttaatggaccccaacactcacCAGccttaaaattgcagtttcaaatgactcCAAACGATCTcgaacgaggcacaagggtcttatctagtgaaactattgtcatttttggccaaaaaaataaagcacttttaaaccacaacttttcaccttcctccggtcctgtgatgcgccagcgccaCCGCAACTAAAAAGGCATCACCTCAAGAGGTAACGGATGAAGTATGCGAAACAACGCCCCAcagtttacaagtgtggagaaagtgGACCATTCCAActttgttgtatgtcgaatgatactaattaatgtctttgtgtcagtttattgtttaaaatgatccgcaaatgtgcgtttcatatatgtaacacgtgaccctTCGACGTctttacgcaattacgtgaggtcgcactggcgggtcacaggaccagaggaagacgagaagtcgttgttaaaaagtgcatattttttatttttcttgcgaaaaatgacaattgtttcgcaagataagacccttatgcctcgtttgagatcgtttagagtcctttgaaactgcaattttaaactgcaataaagtgttaagtgttggggtccattaaaatgagagaaatcctagaatgttttccGCCAAAagcacaatttcttctcgactgaacaaagaaagacatcaacattttggatgacatggtggtgagttaataatctggattttttttaagaaaatggactaatcctttaagataaaaacataaaaatacatgaaatatttaaacaaaatgtaaaaaaaaacattctgctTGTATTCTAATACAGTGATGAAAAAATTATTGTCATGTAGAGTAAATTGTCCAGTAGTCTACATGCCAATTTCTTTCTAATCTAACTGCACATAGAAGTATTAGAAAAagagatgcttattaaatattGCATTGCATGCAATTCCACAATTACATTAATGCATGAAAAATATAGTTATATTATCaatacaaatttaatttgtgatGCAATAAACGTCTCCTGGCAGCTATTAATTGTTTACTAAGACAGCTACATTTCACTTCAAGTAATATTCTCATCTCAAAACCTTTTTCTCATCAACTGGATCTATATGATAACCCACGATGACTAGTCGTGTAAAATAAGGTCTAAGACCTTAACAATGTCACATTTATCTTCATCTTCACATCAGCAACATCACATTCCCCTAAAGCCCAGCACACAAATACACTCATTCACTGTGATCTGCATGAAAAAGTGCCTGCATTTACTGGAACGACCAACCATAACCTTTACTAAGGGCTTTCACCCACTCCGATACAGGGCACACAGTCACCTCATCTAAGTGTGTTTTGTCATCATACTGTGAAAACCCTAGATCTTCTCCTCAATGGCAGTGAGTCATTCTCACttcaataaaattattaaacgTTCACACACATGGAAATGCACCTGTATTTATACTGAAATAAGACTGAAGTTAAGGGGAAAAGGGAAGTGTGTGTAAATCGTTGTACCCTGATGATCTTCTCAGCACTGGTGAAGTTGTTCTTCTCCAGGTGCTCGGCCAGGTTGAGAAACGTGTGTCTCTCCAGATATTGGCAGTTACTGAGGATGATGAGAAGACGCTGCTCTGGACATGCCAAAATACACACATCCCAAAGGTTTTAGTTTTAAAGTAAAACATGATTTGGCCTTTTCGAATAATGATGTAAAACAATGTAGAAGAAGTGAGATTATGTGTAAAgcaatgcaatgatattacagaTAGTGGATACATTTATGaccttatttttaaaaaaaggaaaccatAAACAAGACTGTGAAGGAaatcgagagagagagatagagagagagtgAGGGGAAACCTGCAGCTCTTCCACTGCAGGCAAGGGGAAACCCCAGATCGGCCGCTGCATTGTGCACTATAGCTGAAGAGAAAGTCTGCCATTCTCACATGACTCCTGCGCGTAATGCTTAAATGTTTGCGATGTTGCAGGTGGAAACAGTGACAAGCGCATCCATAACGGAACACAACATGTTTTCTCGGGAAGTGTTTTTCAGAAATACCAAATAACAGAATACTAAATAACAGAAATAAGTACTATTTACGTGATTTCaacttttcctctctctctctaacacATGTGCACACACAGCCTTACTTATAAGCAAAAGGGGAGTGATCACAAGGGGGAGGAAGCGTTTTAGGGTTATTCAAGGTCTCTTAATATCTTTAATCTACCAAGTGCCGTTTCGTTGTAATCATTTCAAGCATGCAGCTCTATTACCTGCTTTCTATCTTTCTCTCAATCGTTTTTATTTATAGGGTTTTTGGCTTTCGGTAAAACTGTGACAGAACTGTGGTTCTGATACACAAAGTGCTAAATTAGATTTCAGTCAGAGCCTTTGTGACTGTTTAAAACTTGTCAGGAACTGTGTGCTTCGGAGCAGAGTTTATTATCAGTCACTTCCTATTCTCTGTATTCAAATATCTACAGTGACAACCACCCCTGCAATTTACAGTGCTGAAAATAAAACGGCACATATATTGTGCAAACCACTTGACACATGCTGTGTTGTATATATGTAGCTGATTTGCCATTTTATTGACAGTGAAAGTAAAGAAATGACAAGAAATGATGCAGAGAAAGCAGAGGAGAAATCAGTATGCAGTGTGTCCCAAATTCAAACCTTTGCTCAGTGTGCTAACTGCTATGTCACGGCACATACATGTATAAGTTTTAGTTGGTctagtttaatataataatgaaCAAATTGTTCGTTTTTTATAGCATAGTAATGTTCAAATGTGTGTTATTGCTGTTAAAGGAAAAAAACAAgagtttttcagtattttattacgtttttacctcaacttagatgaattaatgcatacccttcttttttcaatgcgtgcacttttaatctttgtacagcgcttcttgaatgtgttagcatttagcctaggcccatttattcctatggctccaaacaaaagttttattttgtgccaacATACTTAATTACTCATGTAACaggctttaaatagggaaaacatggaagtgtttagtggcttctaaattcatccctgtttggatcctaaggaatgaatggggctaggctaaatgctaacacattcatgaggcgCTGTACAACGATgaagtgtacgcattgaaaaaaaaagatgggtatgtattaattcacctaagttgaggtaaaaacctagtaaaatattgaaaaacggtggtgttttcctttaactgaaagggagaaaaataaaatgagaaaGGAGGAGAAACTTAAATACTCTTACTGGTTTTGAACTGAAGTCTTCATTgatttttccaaaaatatcagGTGAAGCCAAGTCCACTGAACCactgaaataaacatgaaatacaCATTAATagtctttttatttttaaacaattactcaTGTTACAGTAAACACTTACTGTGAGGTGTCAATGTCTCCATCCGTCTTGGTGCTGAGCTGCTCCAGACACTTTATAAAAACCTGAACCAATCATAGTGTTACACACATTTCATTCAAgataaatataatttacaaatcCCAAATTGTATCACAATACCTTCATGATACAAACACACTGCTCGCAAGCTTTGTCCTGGACCACATCCAGATTAAAAATCTAAGGATAGAGGAATACACACATAGGTTATTAATAATCTTTATCTGGAATGAAATGAACAGGGATATGAAAGTGTGGCATAAGGGTTTGTACATTGATCTCTCCAGGTTTGCACTCCATGGGTTCTTTAAGAGACTGCAGCATCTGAACCATGCATTGCTCAAACTGGGCCGGCTGAAAAAGACACAATGTTTCTCTTTTAACCTGTCAGTTTAGGCAAGAAAAGTCTATTATTAGAATGATAGGAATCAAAATAAAAGACGTACCAGTGACGTGACCCCTTCGTTGTCCACAACCCAGTCTTCTTTTTCTGCAAGTCTCTTCACATCTGAACCACACAAAACGTTCACAATTATATCACAGAAAACCATAACTGATGTCGACTAGTTACTTAGCATTTGCTAATCTCTACAAGGCTAATTATGTGTTCGATTTTGTTTAATTTGAGACGTATAAAAAACTATTGTGGGCCTATctaatttggttatttttgttttacaatGATTTTGATTATGTACAGATATGTCGGGAGTAAATTGGTATGATCCAAATCTATCACTGTATCGCTGTACTGTagatgtgtttatatatttaaaaaacatttaacacaTTGCATTTATGTTCATGCGTGCTGTTCTGGGTACATTTAGGGTTAGAGTCAAGAGTATACAATAACATGTAAATACTAATTTACAGTTTAAGTACACAGTAGTGTAGAGATTTTTCTTGCACTTATCTAAGACACCTAAGTCGTACCAGTTATCAGTATGAAATGTCTTAGTCTACTTTGAAGTTAGCATGTAATGACTTTAACAAACTACTGTACTTTCATAAATGAACTTAATcaggttttgttaaaatacacTTAGCATACAAAGAATAAAAGtgacaataaaaatacatttaactgATTAGATCATACGAACTAGCAAGTCTGCCTTGACTACAGAGCTCTCTAGCACCCCCTACTGTCCTGAAAACACTTCCATTGCTTCCattaaattgtatttatatacTGCCTAATATTAGACATCTGCCACCTTGCTGTTTTAATAACATAGTGACATTGGTTGACCACCATTGCACAATACTCATAAAAAATGCAGTAATTAATtcctttattaaacattttggtaacactttactcgAAGGGGTGTTCATATGACTGACATGGCACGTTTATGACGATTTTTCAATTAAtcaggtttttttttaaacgtggtcgattaaaaatcgattctcaaaggccacaaatcgatttttttttaatgaactaACCTAACACTGTTTGATCAAGGAATGCGActgttttgacttttttctgcattcatttttcatcttgcatcaaaattgtattgtattcaacataattgtatgcattcgaaaattagagatgggatttgttttaatgtacccaagtgtacctaaaataaaaaaagagtaatATACAGGTTGGTggctcttaatttctttttattaattacacacttgtaaacttatgttcactgttttttttaatataaataaagtatttgtagaaaatctatattcattgagttgaattgaGCATAAAAATCGGCCCGAGAATCGAAAGATTAcaaatcgaaatcgaatcgatccaGAActtctgaatcgatacccaggcCTACTAAGTGTCATTCGtttaattatgtaatttttagtgctgggcaaaaattaatcgcgattaatcacatacaaaataaaagtgatttttttgcataatatatgtgtgtgtactgtgtctattattaattcatatattcatttcagaattgttttatttatatataattttttaaaatgtatatttaatatagattatataaaaatataaataaatatatataaacatgtaaatgtttcttaaatacatacatgaatgtgtgtgtatatatttatacataataattagacacagcacacactcatatattataccaataatcacttttattttgtatgtgattaatcgcgattaatctttgcccagcactagtcatttttaatgcaaagacgGCGTTGTtagaaatgtctttgttatgacaacttaacattaaccaatacatcataacttgtcatgacaagttgACATTacaaagacaacataactgaccacattttacagtaatttgtcattaaaatgtcattaaatgttaatactctgtcagatagttttataacaacgtcatgaatattcttcagttcatacatttttttaagtttcctccatgtgtttaacaaataaaatcaatcattcgtctctgttgcattttgttaacgtatttaaaataatttgacatagtattaacatttaatggcATTTAATGAAATCcatttaaatttaaatccataaagctaggtagtttcttaagtttgataattattcggctatgtcatgtttatgaccgatttatgacaagttatgatgtattgatttatgtcaagttgttaTAACAAAGAGATCTCAAAcaaatgtcatctttgcattaaaaatgacacaactgaacaaattacacttaatgtatgtgcataaaatctcctttatgttcatggcacgtgtcatgtcagtcttatgaacaccccttcaagtaatgTGTTACCAAAATTTTCAAGTAAAACAAGTCATTAAATACATAGTTTTTACCATCTTCAGTTTGCTGCAGTGTGGTGAGCAAGCAGTGCACACGAAGGTCCAGCAGTAAATCCTGGATCACCTGCAGAAGGTCATTGGGAATCTCCAGAGCAGACAAAGCCTCGTGACTTAACCTGAAACACACCATCcaatattgtttcattttaaaagacagaTTATTCCTACATCACTACTACAAActcatatatacacacacaaaacatataCCTGGTCGTGTGGATGGCCTGTGTGAGCCAGGCTCCGCTAAGCGGGGTTTTAGTGTCCCATCCTCCGTATTGCCTCAGTTCCAGCTCAGTAAGAGAAGATGGTAAAAGAGCTCCTCGAACTAGATGCACCAAACGGCGAGTCACTTCCTCAATCATGCCCTGAACACAAAGTATAAAAAGTATAACAACCACTCTGTCACTTTCCTTGATATAAAGACTTCTAGGTAATTTACAAACCTTAAAGTCATTCTGTCTTTGCCGTGCGTTCTTTTTTAACTTCTCCACCTGACCGGACTTCTCACCTGTCTGTGAAAAGAGAACATAGTCAACAAATAACACTTCTTATAATCATACATATTTACTGATCCAGTATTCAAACTGAAATCCTTTCATTCACAATTTTTGGATTTCAGTGCTTCTACAGTACTTTATTATGTGTATCTACCTCACTAAAGAGACTGCCGTTGACATAGGAGATCCAGAGTTTCCAAAAGTTGGGCAGCTGGCTGATCACCACATCTGATAGCTTCTCCACAAACCTCACCTGCTGAGGACTCTTATAATGCCAGGCTGAGAAAACATGACACAttgttacaaagttacaaagtCTAAAATACATAACACAACACATAACAACACAACACAGCAATATGCTGGAATATAAAGACACAAAGGTGGAAATAAAGTCCACAGATGTCCTTCAGATATACTCACAGTCATCTTTAGGTGTCTGGAAGCTTCCTCCTCTCTTTACAGGAGCTGATAAACTGATTCTGTTCAGGGCCGGGGAGCGATCCAGCTCGAACCCTGCACCACCCACTAACACAaagacatattttgaaaatgaatgatTGTGAGAAAATAGCTTTATTAAATctagaaaacataaaaatactCCAAAACATGGTTGTCATTAGATTAAAATATCTAtagtgttaaagggacattccacttttttaaaatatactcattttccagctccccaagagttaaacatttgatttttaccgttttggaatccattcagctgatctctgggtctggcggtaccacttttagcataatcaattaaatctgattagaccattagcatcgtgctaaaaataacaggaaaaatatcgaaactcttctatttaaaacttgactctgtagttacatcgtgtactaagacctactaattaaaagttgcgattttatggttagaaactatactctcattctggcgtaataatcaaggactttgctgctgtaacatggctgcagcaggcgtagtgatattacgcaacGCCTGAAAATAATCCCCTGCCATTAAAAGTTActaagaggactattttcggctgctgcgtaatatcattgcgcctcctgcagccatgttacggcagcaaagtccttgattattacatcCGCATTAGAATATATAGTTCcaagccatatctgcctagaaaatcacaaattttaattttccgtccGTCTTAGTACattatgtaactacagaagagtcaagttttaaataggaaaaatgtcgaaactctttggttatttttttggcgcgatgctgatggtctaatcagattcaatggattgtgctaagctatgccaaaagtgccagcgccagacccggaggtcagctgaatggattccaaaatagtaaaaatcaaatgtttaactctaggggaactggaaaatgagtatattttaaaaaaaaaagtgaagtgtccctttaacgtcattattattttaaagattcaaACCTACAATCTTTTGGTTATCAGCCTAGATCAAGTGCTTAATATGAGGCTGTACCTCCTGTCAAACAGTAGATGGAACTAGAGTACTTTCTTCCCATGCACGACTTTTACAAAGCCTGTTCTGTTGTTGATATACTGTAGACGGAAATACTCAATATGTAGCGTTGACGTCACGTTTCTCCCTCACACGCAGATACAGACATACAACCACTTGATAAAAAATGAGTGCTGATGAGTGCTGGTGTTGATCCAGGTGTCCAATCATCTTCTATGTTTATCTATGCGCCTCTCTACTAGTATTcccccatctctctctctcactctctctaaTGCAAACCCCCCCAAAGTCCTGCCACACTATAGAGCTCTGTGGACTTCCTGTTCTCTATAGGGTCACGACCAGACCACACACGGGTTGTTCTCTATCTAAAcacacactgacacacacactaGTTTCACTCTTCTGAGTAGTAAAGATTTTTAGAAACCACCAATTTATTTCAAACCCCTAAAGAGTGTATGTGGGCCTTTCTTGTGCATGTACCTTTCTGCTCTTTGATAAAACCTTCTTTGCAGTTTTGCATCAACTGTAGGATCCACTTGTGCTGTGCGACGATACACTGCCACGCAGGGTCGCCTGGTGCATGCAGATCAGACAGATATCtgaacacagagagagagagaaagagatagagAGATCATTAGGCCCACTGGTAGTCTCCGAAACTTTTCTCAACGGTCCCACATCGTGTCACCACATTTGAAATGTCCAAAAATCACTGAAAATAAATGATTGTGGTTGTATTCAGTGAATAAAGGGGCTTGGCACACACCTGATATAGCGTTTCTGATCGTGTAGAGTAGATGGCGTCTCTAGTAGTTTATCCAGCAGCAGTTTCCTCAGTGCTTCAATCCGAGTCTCCACCTCTGAATACACTACAAACACATATGCAGGATAATCTTTACAAACAAAATACAGTAATTCATCATCTAATAGATAAATGGAGGTGTTTGCACTCCTGCACAAACATCACAAAATCAGTAAAAAGTGTGATATTTTATTGAATTGGTAAATAGTAGGAGTGTAACAATACATTGATATGGATCGCTACCTGGATTTTATTTCTAACGATCCGATGCATCGTGTTAAAAATCGATTTGAGGTAactttattttgacactctctACGTCCTCATTCCTTGACGTAATGTCCATCTCCGCTTTTTTACCAAAGcgcacatttttgtttatttactagCGTCAACAAGTGAATGCAATGCATCAACAAAGTGGTTGTAGCAGCGAAAAAAAGCGAAAGACAGAAGAAGAGCGTGTCCTTTTTCAAATGTTAAtcagatgatttttttttaaaagaaaaatctctcCCAAAAAAACACGGTAGCACTTGT
This window encodes:
- the exoc2 gene encoding exocyst complex component 2 produces the protein MSRARQPPLVTGISPNEGTPWTKVTIRGENLGTGPNDLIGLSICGHNCLLTAEWMSASKIVCRVGPAKDDKGEIVVTTRSGGRGTSTVSFKVLKPERIGILDQSAVWVDELNYYDMRTDRNKGISPLSLRPANPLGIEIDKGKVPLKDLENMFPGMTGDFTSENFSATWYLIDNHSSTSFEQLRVGVGNLKKQASKKNEGSLAYVKGGLSTFFEAQDALAAIHQKLESDGTEKVEGSMTQRLENVLNRASETADTLFQEVLGRKDKADSTRNALNVLQRFKFLFNLPLNIERNIKKGDYDVVINDYEKAKSLFGNTEVPVFKKVYSEVETRIEALRKLLLDKLLETPSTLHDQKRYIRYLSDLHAPGDPAWQCIVAQHKWILQLMQNCKEGFIKEQKVGGAGFELDRSPALNRISLSAPVKRGGSFQTPKDDSWHYKSPQQVRFVEKLSDVVISQLPNFWKLWISYVNGSLFSETGEKSGQVEKLKKNARQRQNDFKGMIEEVTRRLVHLVRGALLPSSLTELELRQYGGWDTKTPLSGAWLTQAIHTTRLSHEALSALEIPNDLLQVIQDLLLDLRVHCLLTTLQQTEDDVKRLAEKEDWVVDNEGVTSLPAQFEQCMVQMLQSLKEPMECKPGEINIFNLDVVQDKACEQCVCIMKVFIKCLEQLSTKTDGDIDTSHGSVDLASPDIFGKINEDFSSKPEQRLLIILSNCQYLERHTFLNLAEHLEKNNFTSAEKIIRVSIEAVRQLDDHLFETYIEKKSDPIVGSLEPGIYAGYFDWKDCLPPTGVRSYLKEALVNIISVHAEVFTVSKELVPRVLSKIIEAVAEEMSRLMQCVSSFSKNGALQARLEICALRDAVEPYLTSESRISFKQAIEALPQLQSGADKKLLEELLNKFKSSMKLQLNCFMPACFQPVKR